Part of the Lycium ferocissimum isolate CSIRO_LF1 chromosome 6, AGI_CSIRO_Lferr_CH_V1, whole genome shotgun sequence genome, AACATCAACAAAGTCAACAATCAGGTAAAAaagaacttattttcttgtttcttgttatATATATGAGGTCTAGTTGTACAAACTGTTGAATCTCAACAAAATATTCCACTGTTGTAGTAAAGGAGATTCAGAATTTTGCTTTTAAGTCATAGTTTCAATTACCAATTGTGATATTCTAGCACTTTTTTGAATCTCCTTCTATAAATACATGGCTCCACCACTTCAAAAGAATATTTTGTCTTAGCATTTGAATAGttccttttttaaaagcaaaaccaaAAGGAGAAAACGTAAAAGAGATAGATAGAAAACACTTCCAACACTTTGTCCAAAAAAGTGTCTCAGAAATCTAACACTTAAAGCAATACTTGGcataaaacatcaacaagtcAACAATCAGATAAAACTCGCTACTAATATTCAGAATctgtattactccctccggatttaaaaaaatatattaatttctAGACaaaaatttgactaaactgcccttaattaaataggtattggaatTTGATTACATAACGCAGATTTGAAGTGGCAAGTTTGACCTAAGAAAAAAAAGTATtgagacactttttttttatccgaagGGAGTATAATTCACAATGAGATAAAATTTGCTACTGATatattaagtaggcgtttggccatacataccaaaaataaattcacttgttttgaaatttttgaagttggagttggagttacgctcttttttgaaattgtaatttttagtgaaatgtagttgtaaaaaagtgaaaaaagtgaattttttttttttgaaaaataagttttttaaatttttggtatTCTGAAATAAAACATTTTCGGAatattcatggccaaacgcccaaaagtgaaaaaagtgaaaaaaaatttaggaaaaaagtgaataatttttatggccaaacggtaCCTAAgaaattgaaataatttttcaggATTGCCAATCATCATTGGGATTAACGAAAAGTACACAAGTAACAAAATTTCACGCAAATGATATAGAGATTTCAGATTTGAGAatgaagaatattttagtaactTACAGAAATGGAGGGTCGAAAACAAAGTCGAAGGGACATAGACATGGCCATAAAATGAACTATAATTTCCTTTGGTTTAAGATTTGCTCTTTCTCAGTTACCTATAATAAGGACCTGTAATGTACAGACATCGAATGTATCGTGTTCCACGTCACACAATTCTCCACCGCTCACaactaaaaagggaaaattttacCATGGCTTCTTCTTTTACATTATATTACACATATATGGAGTATATACCACAAGTCGGTACAAATCAGCTTTTGGATAATAATTTTTAGATgtaaattttataaatgctcaCATATCACAAGAGTGATAATCGtttattctatattttattttaaaaaataattgtcGAAATCACACCTCGAGTGTTTGCAtttccttccattttttttaaatggtgcAAATAGTTGTGATAGCTTCGACAGTTCAGGCAATACTTACAAAAAAGTAAAACTTGGGgtatttttttatatcattATCACTTTATTTAATCTTATAATATAAATCCAACCCAATCTGATTtaggaaaagggaaaagggtccaAAATACCCATCTGCTTTAGAAAAagagctaaaaatatcctctgaacttattttgagtcaaaaatacccctctcatccttaaagttttcaaatataccctatcttgatggaaattatcccccaaaataacccaaaattattttttaaatccgctccatcatttaaatcagacctaactaaataataacccataagatccctttATTCCCtcaatacgtaggtttgaagtttgagggaattgggggaataaagggatcttatgggttattatttagttgagtcaagtttaaatgatggagcgggtttaaaaaatgattttgagggataatttccgtcaagacaaggttatatttaaaaactttaaggatgggagggctattttttttatccaaaataaattcggaggatatttttagccctttttttcaaaatagaggagtattttttatccttttcccttagaaaaaatatatttaaaatataaacgTTATAGTTTGTTGGACGgtaaaaaagtaaattttatGAATCTATGGCGGTAATGTACCTACCACACGGAGTGACGGAGGTTACCAAATTAGTAACCACTAGTAAGTAATGATTTCGTTGAGAAAGTGACAAAAATGGTGTCTCATTTTGAGGCAGGTTCAAAATAATGCCTTAAGTATGCACTAaacaattttgattttttaagtttgtcaaaagctAACATTTCTAGTCCTCGTCAAACATTTAACAATTCATGTTCGTCGAAATcaatgaaataatttaattaacatTATCAATTCTCCACGAACCACGCGCACTACTAGTTACTACCTTACAACTATCATCACCGATCACTATCACAGTTAGTTGTTGCCACTAGTTTTCAGAATTCAGCGTGCGATTCatcagaaaaataatttaactactcctctatcccaatttatgtggcacaattTGAATTTCGAGAGCCAAACAGTTTAATCTTAACCGTGATTCGTATACGagatctttaagttttttgaaataaaagttacATATCTAATAATTAcgtaaaaaatactataagtcacaatgaTTGATAATTCAAAATGTATAAAAGATAGTATATGAAAAAATAACGTTTAAGAAAGACTTATTTAAATCTAAAAATTCGAAAGATGACACATACTAAATTGGAACGGTGAgagtaatattttattattaatatctTATGAATTATTATCAATTTTggttgaaatttttattttatattcaataacatttaaatacttaaaaataaataactttagttatgcagtattcaaattaaaaaaacaatacTTACTAGTAGTAATTAGTTTAGATTGAGACATCTTAAGGCAGTATATGGCAGCAGCAGAACGAATAAGATGAACCTTTCATCTTGGCTCAATAATAAGGGACAAACAATGTCCGCCTTTAGCTCAGTACTAGCTTGTTCAATTACCTATCATAATGGCTTCTTTAAAACCCTTGCAACTATGAAAAATAGAAAGCAAACCTTAACTGTATCATCATCATTCTCTATTCCTTTCAATAATGAATTGAAGAAATCAATGGAAGAATTGGTTCCAATTGTTTCAAGCAGACGAGCTGTAAATGTATCGATTTTAACGGTGTTATTATGGGACACTTTATCGTGCTTTATTGCTATGGCTAATGGTGAAGTGTTAGAGGTAGAAAGATATACGGATTCAGTTGAAGGTTTCACTCTCCTCAGACCTTCTTCTTGGATTAAGGTCCACTTTTGTCCATAACTTTTCCAAATTAATCGAGGATTGATTCTTGTAATTGTAGCTTTCCTTTCCATTAGGGTGATAGTACTCCCTcctttcaaaataagtgtccaattaagcctttttattttggttcaaaataagtgtctacTTGCATAATCCAAGAgttaactccattttttaaatttgctcGTATTTGCTCAAGGCAATAAATAGGCAAGAGtatagtttagtcaaaatatctttcttttctaggagtttgtgtttttcttgagGGACGTGTAAAaaagctaagtggacacttattttgaactggAGGGAGTAATTTGTTTTCCCTATTTTCACTAATTAATCAGCTACCAAAACGCATTCTGCTTTTTGTATGCTTAGATTTATTGTAAACTATATTAGACTATTCGGCAAGCTTCTTTGAAGTtcaaagtgtttttttttttaaatttaaaaaggtacttattttaaagagtttaggtgtttggccatgcttttgggaaaagaaaaaaagaaatataagtgTTTTTGAGTGTAGTAGCATAAGTTGATTTTCATAAGCTGAAAAAAGTAAGTTTTTGATGCACTTTTGGGACGTTGGTCAAGCACAAATTGCTGCTCTAATATTGGaaaaaaatgcttttcaaattgatttgccaaacatacacggctactttccaaaagtactttttcgaAAAGCAGTTACGACAAAAAAACTTCCCAAAATAAACAGATTATGGAAGCTTGCCCAAACAAGCTAATATTGTGCTTTTTGTATGCTTGCACTAGTTGTAAACTGTACTTGTACTTAGTTTGCTACTCATACTCCTAAACTATGCTGGATTTCTATTACCCTGAACTACAAATTTTCAATGTTGATTACCACCCTACACCAAAATTATTATCCTGACTGATGTTGGGAAAATCCTTACTCTATCACGTAGACACGCACATACACACAAtggaaaggaaggaaaaaaaaaaaaagaactcccAGAGTTATACCAGATAGGAGGTTTTGGGTACTGATTGTGCTGTTATTGGGTTCTATAGGTTGATAAAGCTGGGGCAACTGCCCTGTTTCAGGATACAAACAAGGGATCAAACAATGTGGGGGTTGTGGTTATCCCTGTAAAAATAACAACCCTTAGCCAATTCGGGAATCCACAATTTGTGGCAGATAAGCTAATTCTGGCTGAAAAGCGCAAGGTCAGTgtcctttttatttttgctgTTCTtctgtttctctttttttttttctttttttctttttcctctgtctGTTTCGTAACTTATTTACTAATCATGGACACTATTCAACTAGCTTTAATGGATTTTGACAAAGTATTTGGCTATAAGCAAAAGTAGGAGTATCGATGAGATTGAAATTCTATTGCAAATTGTTCACACATTTTGTTCTCATTATCTCAATTTCCTTGGCACTAGAGTATACTAGAGAACGCCAAGTGTTGATAATCCTTAAATACGGAATATTGAAATATCATAGCTTTATGATATTGAGGATTCACACACAGACCCcagctagcttgggattgagcttttttgttgttgtatctCCATTTCCTTTGCAATGTCATTTTGTGTGGGAAAACAATTTGTATCTAGTAACTCATCTTTTAACTATAGGAGTTTTCTTAACTCACTTCAACAGCAAAGAAGATAAAGCGAGCTAAGGTAAATCTGTTGGGAATCACAGTTGTGGGGGGACAACGTGTAATCCAATTGTGAAACTAAAGAGATGAAGGGTAAAGGAGGGGAATCCTATCAGCGAGTGAGACATTTTAAGTTTGGATTTAATAGAAAGATGTGAAAGACTActggaaaagaataaataaaatgaaattatttcaATGAACTGGAaagtaaaatttgaaaaaagtggATCGAGTGCTGCAATGCCTATTTATTCGACATCCCCAATTTTTGAATTCGTTTCTATGAGTGttggaaaattttgcttttacgCCCAAGCACTATTGGCAACTAACAGTACAATGTCCTTTTACTCTTAGGAAAGTACAAAGGAGGCTGAGGTAGTTGCAGTATCAGAGAGAACAGGAGAAGGAGGT contains:
- the LOC132060969 gene encoding psbP domain-containing protein 2, chloroplastic; translated protein: MNLSSWLNNKGQTMSAFSSVLACSITYHNGFFKTLATMKNRKQTLTVSSSFSIPFNNELKKSMEELVPIVSSRRAVNVSILTVLLWDTLSCFIAMANGEVLEVERYTDSVEGFTLLRPSSWIKVDKAGATALFQDTNKGSNNVGVVVIPVKITTLSQFGNPQFVADKLILAEKRKESTKEAEVVAVSERTGEGGLQVYEFEYKVDSTRGGMKRIFSAAFVASGKLYLLNITHADGLESPIEPDRRNTLEQILHSFDVAPST